A window of Metabacillus sp. B2-18 contains these coding sequences:
- a CDS encoding ABC transporter substrate-binding protein has protein sequence MKKGWKIGTGLMLASFLALSGCGGSEGTSESSSGDSGSDAGSGEKTYTIGVNQIVEHPSLDAALEGFKAALKEKGLEVEYDVQIAQGDQNNSQTIANNFVGDGVDLIFANSTPSAQSALNATTDIPIIFTSVTDPVGGGLVKSFEEPGANITGTTDTHPDAIPNTVKFIDENIDGTKVGMIYNSGEQNSVAQIDLVKKAMEGTDLEVVEASVSTSAEVKQAAESLVGKVDSLYVITDNTVVSALESVIGVASDNDLPLFVGELDSVERGGFAAYGFDYYDIGFEAGEMAVSILNGEKKASEIPVQYPQKLKLQINAKSAEDMGIEIKEEWKEEAEILE, from the coding sequence ATGAAAAAAGGTTGGAAAATTGGTACAGGTTTAATGCTTGCTAGCTTTCTAGCATTATCGGGTTGTGGAGGCAGTGAAGGAACGTCTGAAAGTAGCAGCGGAGACTCTGGTTCAGATGCTGGTAGCGGAGAAAAGACCTATACAATTGGTGTAAACCAAATCGTTGAGCATCCATCACTTGATGCAGCCTTAGAAGGATTTAAAGCAGCATTAAAAGAAAAAGGCTTGGAAGTTGAATATGATGTTCAAATTGCACAAGGAGATCAAAATAATAGCCAAACGATTGCTAATAACTTTGTTGGTGATGGAGTTGACTTAATTTTCGCTAACTCAACACCAAGCGCTCAGAGTGCTTTAAATGCAACAACAGATATTCCAATTATCTTTACTTCTGTAACAGATCCAGTTGGAGGCGGCTTAGTAAAAAGCTTTGAAGAACCTGGTGCAAACATAACAGGAACAACCGATACTCATCCGGATGCAATTCCTAATACAGTGAAGTTTATTGATGAAAACATCGATGGAACTAAAGTTGGGATGATCTATAACTCTGGAGAACAGAACTCTGTTGCTCAAATTGATCTTGTTAAGAAAGCAATGGAAGGAACAGATTTAGAGGTTGTTGAAGCATCTGTGTCAACATCAGCAGAAGTAAAACAAGCAGCAGAATCTTTAGTTGGTAAAGTTGATTCCTTATACGTTATCACAGATAACACAGTAGTTTCTGCATTAGAAAGTGTAATTGGTGTTGCTAGTGATAATGACCTACCATTATTTGTTGGTGAATTAGATTCTGTAGAACGTGGTGGCTTCGCAGCTTATGGTTTTGATTACTATGATATTGGCTTTGAAGCTGGAGAAATGGCAGTTAGCATATTAAATGGTGAGAAAAAAGCAAGTGAAATTCCAGTACAATATCCACAAAAACTTAAACTACAAATCAACGCAAAATCAGCTGAGGATATGGGAATTGAAATAAAAGAAGAATGGAAAGAAGAAGCAGAAATTCTTGAATAA
- a CDS encoding ABC transporter permease, which yields MFTALFGSVESGLIYAIMALGVYLSFRILDFPDLTVDGSFVTGAAVSAVLIVNGVNPFMATLVALIVGFLAGCITGVLHTKGNINPLLSGILMMIALYSINLRIMGKSNVPLLQEETVFTQLLEGWNKLGIDAGLQSLFISLGLEGFVPKTWSVVITMLIMILVIKYLLDYFLKTELGLAIRAVGDNQNMITSFSANTDMLKIVGLGLSNALVAFSGAFIAQYNGFSDVGMGIGMIIIGLASVIIGEALVGTKTIVRATIAVIIGAIVYRIIVAMALRVNFFETGDMKLITACIVIGALVIPQIIDKQKDKRKKSLRRKRGANIATTKANI from the coding sequence ATGTTTACAGCCCTATTTGGATCAGTAGAGTCAGGCTTAATTTATGCGATTATGGCTCTAGGAGTATACCTATCATTTAGAATATTAGACTTCCCTGATTTAACAGTAGACGGCAGCTTTGTAACTGGCGCAGCAGTGAGTGCCGTATTAATTGTTAACGGTGTGAATCCTTTCATGGCCACATTAGTCGCATTGATTGTAGGCTTTCTGGCTGGCTGTATCACAGGGGTGCTGCATACTAAAGGGAATATTAACCCTCTGCTTTCGGGGATATTAATGATGATCGCCCTGTATTCTATTAATCTTAGAATTATGGGGAAATCAAATGTTCCGTTATTACAGGAAGAAACAGTTTTCACACAATTATTAGAAGGCTGGAACAAGCTTGGGATTGATGCTGGCCTTCAGAGTCTCTTTATTTCACTTGGCCTGGAAGGGTTTGTCCCGAAAACATGGTCAGTCGTTATTACGATGTTAATCATGATTTTAGTAATTAAATATCTTTTAGACTATTTCTTGAAAACAGAGCTTGGTCTAGCGATTAGAGCTGTTGGTGATAATCAAAATATGATAACAAGTTTTTCTGCAAATACAGATATGTTAAAAATTGTAGGACTTGGTTTATCAAATGCACTTGTTGCATTTTCTGGTGCATTTATAGCTCAATACAACGGCTTTAGTGATGTTGGAATGGGTATCGGGATGATTATCATTGGTTTAGCATCTGTTATTATTGGTGAGGCATTAGTCGGTACAAAAACAATTGTGCGCGCAACGATAGCTGTTATTATCGGGGCAATTGTATATCGAATTATTGTTGCGATGGCACTTCGAGTAAACTTTTTCGAAACAGGAGATATGAAGCTGATTACAGCATGTATTGTTATAGGAGCACTTGTTATTCCGCAAATCATTGATAAGCAAAAAGATAAACGGAAGAAAAGCTTACGAAGAAAGCGGGGTGCGAACATTGCTACAACTAAAGCAAATATATAA
- a CDS encoding ABC transporter ATP-binding protein, producing MLQLKQIYKVFNEGSLDEKIALNHLSLSLEEGDFVTVIGSNGAGKSTLLNVIAGRITPDDGDVRIKDQSMLDVREYKRSRYIGRVFQDPMAGTAPTLTIEENLAIAYSRVHNRSLKPGVTAKRRVFFKEQLEMLGLGLENRLSAKVGLLSGGERQALSLLMATFTKPDILLLDEHTAALDPSRAELITNLTKKLVEKGNLTTLMITHNMQQAVDLGNRLIMMDKGQIVFQAEGDQKQGLTVNSLLEEFSKIKSDSSLSDKALLI from the coding sequence TTGCTACAACTAAAGCAAATATATAAAGTTTTCAATGAAGGGTCCCTTGATGAGAAAATCGCCTTAAACCATTTATCATTGTCTTTAGAAGAAGGAGACTTTGTTACGGTTATTGGAAGTAATGGTGCAGGAAAGTCTACGCTGTTAAATGTTATTGCCGGACGAATCACTCCAGATGATGGTGATGTTCGAATTAAGGACCAATCCATGCTTGATGTAAGAGAGTACAAACGCTCACGATACATTGGACGGGTTTTCCAAGATCCGATGGCAGGAACGGCGCCAACTTTAACGATTGAAGAAAACCTAGCAATTGCTTATTCCAGAGTTCATAATCGAAGCCTGAAGCCTGGTGTAACAGCGAAACGACGTGTGTTTTTCAAAGAGCAGCTTGAAATGTTAGGTCTTGGTCTTGAAAATCGTTTGTCTGCTAAAGTTGGATTACTTTCTGGTGGAGAACGACAGGCTTTATCTCTATTAATGGCCACATTTACAAAGCCTGATATTCTGTTGCTTGATGAGCATACGGCTGCACTTGACCCTTCAAGAGCAGAGTTGATTACGAACTTAACGAAGAAGCTTGTTGAAAAGGGGAATTTAACGACGTTAATGATTACCCATAATATGCAGCAGGCGGTAGATCTCGGAAATCGACTGATCATGATGGATAAGGGGCAAATTGTTTTTCAGGCTGAGGGAGACCAAAAACAGGGATTAACGGTAAATTCATTATTAGAAGAGTTCTCAAAAATTAAGTCAGATAGCTCATTATCTGATAAAGCACTACTTATTTAA
- the nagB gene encoding glucosamine-6-phosphate deaminase: protein MNIIEVKNYDEMSLKAAEYIINRVKNNLNLNLGLATGGTPKGVYNKLIEDHQQNHTSYKQVKTFNLDEYIGLSKEDSNSYHHYMNENLFQHLNILNENTHIPSGLNDDNEAECRKYESLIIEAGGIDLQILGIGANGHIGFNEPGTSFHSKTHVVDLAQSTRKANARFFHSLDEVPTQAITMGIQTIYQSKEILLLASGKSKQDAMVKLLSGEITEEFPASILNNHPKALIIADEEALFRVKEISIS from the coding sequence TTGAATATCATTGAAGTAAAAAATTATGATGAAATGAGTTTAAAAGCTGCTGAATATATTATTAATAGGGTTAAAAATAATCTAAACTTGAATCTAGGTTTAGCAACAGGCGGAACTCCTAAAGGTGTCTATAACAAACTAATTGAAGATCATCAACAAAATCACACATCATATAAGCAAGTAAAAACATTTAATTTAGATGAGTATATTGGACTTTCAAAAGAAGATTCTAACAGTTATCATCACTATATGAATGAAAACTTATTTCAACATTTAAATATTCTAAACGAAAATACTCATATTCCTTCAGGTTTGAATGATGACAATGAAGCTGAATGTAGAAAGTATGAAAGCTTGATTATCGAAGCTGGAGGAATTGATCTACAGATTCTGGGTATAGGAGCAAATGGGCACATCGGCTTCAATGAGCCTGGCACCTCCTTTCATTCAAAAACACATGTTGTTGATCTTGCCCAGTCCACAAGAAAAGCGAATGCCCGCTTCTTTCATAGTCTAGATGAAGTCCCAACCCAAGCCATTACAATGGGTATTCAGACAATTTATCAAAGTAAGGAAATTTTATTATTAGCTTCTGGAAAATCAAAACAAGATGCGATGGTGAAACTACTAAGTGGTGAAATTACAGAAGAGTTTCCTGCTTCCATTTTAAACAATCATCCTAAAGCACTAATAATTGCAGATGAAGAAGCCTTGTTTCGTGTTAAAGAAATAAGTATATCCTAG